One genomic segment of Mesoterricola silvestris includes these proteins:
- the rpsJ gene encoding 30S ribosomal protein S10, whose protein sequence is MKDNIRIRLRAFDHRLLDQSTREIVETAKRTGAQVAGPIPLPTRTSKYTVNRSPHVDKKSRDQFEIRTHKRLLDILNPTQNTVDTLMRLDLPAGVDVEIKVFSRQGNR, encoded by the coding sequence ATGAAAGACAATATTCGCATCCGTCTGCGAGCCTTCGACCACCGTCTGCTGGACCAGTCCACCCGCGAAATCGTGGAGACTGCCAAGCGCACCGGGGCGCAGGTTGCGGGGCCCATCCCCCTTCCCACGCGCACGTCGAAGTACACCGTCAACCGCTCTCCCCACGTCGACAAGAAGAGCCGCGACCAGTTCGAGATCCGCACCCACAAGCGGCTCCTCGACATCCTGAACCCCACGCAGAACACCGTGGACACCCTCATGCGCCTGGACCTCCCGGCGGGTGTGGATGTCGAGATCAAGGTGTTCAGCCGGCAGGGCAACAGGTAA
- the rplC gene encoding 50S ribosomal protein L3: MTKGIIGKKLGMTQIFNEKGQVVPVTVIQAGPCVVVMRKTVARDGYEAVQVGFVDPQGGKRASKPEKGHCEKHGVAPVRVLRELKVDATDTLKEGDSIVASQFEGGAKVHVTGISKGKGFAGVMKRHHFKGGRATHGSMFHRAPGSIGGSSYPSRVWPGMRMGGHMGAEQVTVRNLEVARVDAENNLLLIKGAVPGPKGGYVVIKQEA, encoded by the coding sequence ATGACCAAGGGAATCATCGGCAAGAAGCTGGGCATGACCCAGATCTTCAATGAAAAGGGACAGGTCGTCCCCGTTACCGTAATCCAGGCCGGCCCGTGCGTGGTCGTCATGCGCAAGACCGTGGCCCGCGACGGCTACGAGGCTGTCCAGGTGGGTTTTGTGGACCCCCAGGGCGGCAAGCGCGCCTCCAAGCCCGAGAAGGGCCACTGCGAGAAGCACGGCGTGGCTCCCGTCCGGGTGCTCCGCGAGCTGAAGGTGGACGCCACCGACACCCTCAAGGAAGGCGACTCCATCGTGGCCTCCCAGTTCGAGGGCGGCGCCAAGGTGCACGTCACCGGCATCAGCAAGGGCAAGGGCTTCGCCGGCGTCATGAAGCGCCACCACTTCAAGGGTGGACGCGCGACCCACGGCTCCATGTTCCACCGCGCCCCCGGCTCCATCGGCGGTTCGTCCTACCCCTCCCGTGTGTGGCCCGGTATGCGCATGGGCGGCCACATGGGCGCCGAGCAGGTCACCGTCCGGAATCTGGAAGTGGCCCGCGTGGACGCCGAGAACAACCTGCTGCTCATCAAAGGCGCCGTTCCCGGCCCCAAGGGCGGCTACGTCGTGATCAAGCAGGAGGCGTAA